In one window of Macrotis lagotis isolate mMagLag1 chromosome 5, bilby.v1.9.chrom.fasta, whole genome shotgun sequence DNA:
- the PI4KB gene encoding phosphatidylinositol 4-kinase beta isoform X2, producing MLASLWAPESGWGHGDTCPGLRPGYYGLRGVLSAEDARRKVPGRQGSDAEADAPVRVRCGGSLSGCSQRGGPPRRRPGVEAAPRPPQAAPRAAPQPGPGAAAAAAVRGAEAAHGARERPLLLRRRRRRPDTDATPRPLGGGPRSLEVLWLAVAMGDTAVEPAPLNASSEPTPNPPGNNGGALLSVITEGVGEMAVIDPEVAQKACEEVLEKVKLLHGGTSSSPEGPTLELVNGDSIGNELRCLDEPPSRIQEEDEVGTSGSAKGVRRRRQNNSAKQSWLLRLFESKLFDISMAISYLYNSKEPGVQAYIGNRLFCFRNEDVDFYLPQLLNMYIHMDEDVGDAIKPYIVHRCRQSINFSLQCALLLGAYSSDMHISTQRHSRGTKLRKLILSDELKPAHRKRELPSLSPASDTGLSPSKRTHQRSKSDATASISLSSNLKRTASNPKVENEEEPVRLAPEREFIKSLMAIGKRLATLPTKEQKTQRLISELSLLNHKLPARVWLPTAGFDHHVVRVPHTQAVVLNSKDKAPYLIYVEVLECENFDTTSVPTRIPENRIRSTRSVENLPECGITHEQRAGSFSTVPNYDNDDEAWSVDDIGELQVELPEVHANSCDNISQFSVDSITSQESKEPVFIAAGDIRRRLSEQLAHTPTAFKRDPEDPSAVALKEPWQEKVRRIREGSPYGHLPNWRLLSVIVKCGDDLRQELLAFQVLKQLQSIWEQERVPLWIKPYKILVISADSGMIEPVVNAVSIHQVKKQSQLSLLDYFLQEHGSYTTEAFLSAQRNFVQSCAGYCLVCYLLQVKDRHNGNILLDADGHIIHIDFGFILSSSPRNLGFETSAFKLTTEFVDVMGGLDGDMFNYYKMLMLQGLIAARKHMDKVVQIVEIMQQGSQLPCFHGSSTIRNLKERFHMSMTEEQLQLLVEQMVDGSMRSITTKLYDGFQYLTNGIM from the exons ATGCTTGCGTCCCTCTGGGCACCTGAGTCGGGGTGGGGGCACGGAGACACGTGCCCGGGGCTCCGGCCAG GTTACTATGGGCTCCGCGGGGTCCTGAGCGCCGAGGACGCGCGGAGGAAAGTCCCCGGGAGGCAGGGCTCGGACGCCGAAGCAGACGCGCCCGTCAGAGTCCGGTGTGGAGGAAGCCTCTCTGGCTGTTCGCAGCGCGGGGGGCCGCCGCGCCGGCGGCCCGGAGTCGAGGCGGCTCCAAGGCCCCCGCAGGCAGCGCCGAGGGCAGCCCCGCAGCCGGGGCCTGgtgcagccgccgccgccgctgtcAGGGGAGCGGAGGCGGCCCATGGAGCCCGGGAGCGGCCGCTGCTGCTGAGGCGGCGGCGCCGGCGGCCCGACACCGACGCCACACCGCGGCCCCTCGGCGGGGGTCCCCGCAG cTTGGAAGTGCTGTGGCTGGCTGTGGCCATGGGAGACACAGCAGTGGAGCCAGCCCCCCTGAATGCCTCTTCAGAACCTACTCCAAATCCACCAGGAAATAATGGGGGTGCCCTGCTCAGTGTCATCACTGAGGGGGTTGGGGAGATGGCAGTCATTGACCCAGAGGTGGCCCAAAAGGCCTGCGAGGAAGTGTTGGAGAAAGTAAAACTTTTGCATGGGGGTACATCCAGCTCCCCAGAGGGACCCACCCTTGAGCTTGTCAATGGGGACAGCATAGGCAATGAACTTCGCTGCCTGGATGAGCCACCCAGCCGCATCCAAGAGGAGGATGAGGTGGGGACCTCCGGCTCAGCCAAGGGCGTGAGAAGGCGGCGGCAGAATAACTCAGCCAAGCAGTCCTGGCTGCTACGGCTATTTGAGTCCAAGCTGTTTGACATCTCCATGGCCATCTCGTATCTGTACAACTCCAAAGAGCCCGGTGTTCAGGCTTACATAGGCAATCGCCTCTTTTGTTTCCGCAATGAAGATGTTGACTTCTATCTTCCCCAGCTGCTAAACATGTACATTCACATGGATGAAGATGTGGGAGATGCCATCAAGCCCTACATTGTGCACCGCTGCCGCCAGAGCATTAATTTTTCCCTCCAGTGTGCCCTCCTGCTTGGGGCCTATTCTTCGGACATGCACATCTCCACCCAGCGACACTCCCGTGGGACCAAGCTCCGCAAGCTCATCCTTTCAGATGAGCTGAAGCCGGCTCATCGAAAGCGAGAGCTGCCTTCCTTGAGCCCAGCTTCTGACACAGGATTGTCCCCCTCCAAAAGGACTCACCAGCGCTCCAAGTCGGATGCCACCGCCAGCATCAGCCTCAGCAGCAATTTGAAACGCACAGCCAGCAACCCCAAAGTGGAGAATGAGGAGGAG CCGGTCAGACTGGCTCCTGAGCGAGAGTTCATCAAATCTCTGATGGCAATTGGCAAGCGACTGGCAACGCTGCCTACCAAGGAGCAGAAGACACAGAGGCTGATCTCTGAGCTGTCCCTCCTGAACCACAAGCTCCCTGCTCGAGTCTGGCTGCCAACTGCTGGCTTCGACCACCATGTGGTTCGGGTGCCCCACACCCAAGCAGTTGTCCTCAACTCTAAGGATAAG GCACCCTATCTTATTTACGTGGAAGTCCTTGAGTGTGAAAACTTTGACACCACCAGCGTCCCAACTCGGATCCCTGAGAACCGAATTCGCAGCACTCGGTCTGTGGAAAACCTTCCCGAATGTGGCATCACCCATGAGCAGCGAGCGGGAAGCTTCAGCACTGTCCCCAAttatgacaatgatgatgaagcctggtctgtggatgacatAGGAGAGCTACAGGTGGAG CTCCCCGAAGTACACGCCAACAGCTGTGACAACATCTCCCAGTTCTCTGTGGATAGTATCACCAGCCAAGAGAGCAAGGAGCCTGTGTTCATTGCGGCAGGAGATATCCG GCGACGCCTCTCAGAGCAGCTAGCCCACACCCCTACTGCCTTTAAACGGGACCCAGAAGACCCATCAGCAGTTGCCCTCAAAGAGCCCTGGCAAGAGAAAGTCAG GCGGATACGAGAGGGCTCACCCTATGGCCACCTCCCCAATTGGCGGCTCCTCTCGGTCATTGTCAAATGTGGAGATGATCTGCGGCAAGAGCTGTTAGCCTTCCAGGTGTTGAAACAACTGCAG TCCATCTGGGAGCAAGAGCGTGTGCCCCTTTGGATCAAGCCCTACAAGATCCTTGTGATTTCAGCGGACAGTGGCATGATAGAGCCCGTGGTCAATGCTGTGTCCATCCATCAGGTGAAGAAGCAGTCCCAGCTCTCCCTGCTCGATTACTTCCTACAGGAGCATGGCAGCTATACCACCGAGGCATTCCTCAGTGCCCAGCGCAACTTTGTACAAAGCTGTGCTGGCTACTGTCTAGTCTGCTACCTGCTTCAGGTCAAAGACAG GCACAATGGGAATATCCTTCTAGATGCTGATGGCCACATCATCCACATTGATTTTGGCTTCATCCTGTCCAGCTCTCCTCGTAACCTGGGTTTTGAGACCTCAGCATTTAAGCTGACTACCGAGTTTGTGGAT GTGATGGGAGGGCTGGATGGTGATATGTTTAACTACTACAAGATGCTGATGCTGCAGGGGCTCATCGCTGCCCGAAAACACATGGACAAGGTGGTGCAGATCGTGGAGATCATGCAGCAAG GCTCTCAGCTGCCCTGCTTCCATGGCTCCAGCACCATCCGCAACCTGAAGGAGCGTTTCCACATGAGCATGACGGAGGAGCAGCTGCAGCTGCTGGTGGAGCAGATGGTGGATGGCAGCATGCGGTCCATCACCACCAAACTCTATGACGGCTTCCAGTACCTCACCAACGGCATCATGTGA
- the PI4KB gene encoding phosphatidylinositol 4-kinase beta isoform X4, with protein MGDTAVEPAPLNASSEPTPNPPGNNGGALLSVITEGVGEMAVIDPEVAQKACEEVLEKVKLLHGGTSSSPEGPTLELVNGDSIGNELRCLDEPPSRIQEEDEVGTSGSAKGVRRRRQNNSAKQSWLLRLFESKLFDISMAISYLYNSKEPGVQAYIGNRLFCFRNEDVDFYLPQLLNMYIHMDEDVGDAIKPYIVHRCRQSINFSLQCALLLGAYSSDMHISTQRHSRGTKLRKLILSDELKPAHRKRELPSLSPASDTGLSPSKRTHQRSKSDATASISLSSNLKRTASNPKVENEEEELSSSTESVDKSFSSPVRLAPEREFIKSLMAIGKRLATLPTKEQKTQRLISELSLLNHKLPARVWLPTAGFDHHVVRVPHTQAVVLNSKDKAPYLIYVEVLECENFDTTSVPTRIPENRIRSTRSVENLPECGITHEQRAGSFSTVPNYDNDDEAWSVDDIGELQVELPEVHANSCDNISQFSVDSITSQESKEPVFIAAGDIRRRLSEQLAHTPTAFKRDPEDPSAVALKEPWQEKVRRIREGSPYGHLPNWRLLSVIVKCGDDLRQELLAFQVLKQLQSIWEQERVPLWIKPYKILVISADSGMIEPVVNAVSIHQVKKQSQLSLLDYFLQEHGSYTTEAFLSAQRNFVQSCAGYCLVCYLLQVKDRHNGNILLDADGHIIHIDFGFILSSSPRNLGFETSAFKLTTEFVDVMGGLDGDMFNYYKMLMLQGLIAARKHMDKVVQIVEIMQQGSQLPCFHGSSTIRNLKERFHMSMTEEQLQLLVEQMVDGSMRSITTKLYDGFQYLTNGIM; from the exons ATGGGAGACACAGCAGTGGAGCCAGCCCCCCTGAATGCCTCTTCAGAACCTACTCCAAATCCACCAGGAAATAATGGGGGTGCCCTGCTCAGTGTCATCACTGAGGGGGTTGGGGAGATGGCAGTCATTGACCCAGAGGTGGCCCAAAAGGCCTGCGAGGAAGTGTTGGAGAAAGTAAAACTTTTGCATGGGGGTACATCCAGCTCCCCAGAGGGACCCACCCTTGAGCTTGTCAATGGGGACAGCATAGGCAATGAACTTCGCTGCCTGGATGAGCCACCCAGCCGCATCCAAGAGGAGGATGAGGTGGGGACCTCCGGCTCAGCCAAGGGCGTGAGAAGGCGGCGGCAGAATAACTCAGCCAAGCAGTCCTGGCTGCTACGGCTATTTGAGTCCAAGCTGTTTGACATCTCCATGGCCATCTCGTATCTGTACAACTCCAAAGAGCCCGGTGTTCAGGCTTACATAGGCAATCGCCTCTTTTGTTTCCGCAATGAAGATGTTGACTTCTATCTTCCCCAGCTGCTAAACATGTACATTCACATGGATGAAGATGTGGGAGATGCCATCAAGCCCTACATTGTGCACCGCTGCCGCCAGAGCATTAATTTTTCCCTCCAGTGTGCCCTCCTGCTTGGGGCCTATTCTTCGGACATGCACATCTCCACCCAGCGACACTCCCGTGGGACCAAGCTCCGCAAGCTCATCCTTTCAGATGAGCTGAAGCCGGCTCATCGAAAGCGAGAGCTGCCTTCCTTGAGCCCAGCTTCTGACACAGGATTGTCCCCCTCCAAAAGGACTCACCAGCGCTCCAAGTCGGATGCCACCGCCAGCATCAGCCTCAGCAGCAATTTGAAACGCACAGCCAGCAACCCCAAAGTGGAGAATGAGGAGGAG GAACTCTCCTCCAGTACCGAGAGTGTTGATAAATCATTCAGTTCC CCGGTCAGACTGGCTCCTGAGCGAGAGTTCATCAAATCTCTGATGGCAATTGGCAAGCGACTGGCAACGCTGCCTACCAAGGAGCAGAAGACACAGAGGCTGATCTCTGAGCTGTCCCTCCTGAACCACAAGCTCCCTGCTCGAGTCTGGCTGCCAACTGCTGGCTTCGACCACCATGTGGTTCGGGTGCCCCACACCCAAGCAGTTGTCCTCAACTCTAAGGATAAG GCACCCTATCTTATTTACGTGGAAGTCCTTGAGTGTGAAAACTTTGACACCACCAGCGTCCCAACTCGGATCCCTGAGAACCGAATTCGCAGCACTCGGTCTGTGGAAAACCTTCCCGAATGTGGCATCACCCATGAGCAGCGAGCGGGAAGCTTCAGCACTGTCCCCAAttatgacaatgatgatgaagcctggtctgtggatgacatAGGAGAGCTACAGGTGGAG CTCCCCGAAGTACACGCCAACAGCTGTGACAACATCTCCCAGTTCTCTGTGGATAGTATCACCAGCCAAGAGAGCAAGGAGCCTGTGTTCATTGCGGCAGGAGATATCCG GCGACGCCTCTCAGAGCAGCTAGCCCACACCCCTACTGCCTTTAAACGGGACCCAGAAGACCCATCAGCAGTTGCCCTCAAAGAGCCCTGGCAAGAGAAAGTCAG GCGGATACGAGAGGGCTCACCCTATGGCCACCTCCCCAATTGGCGGCTCCTCTCGGTCATTGTCAAATGTGGAGATGATCTGCGGCAAGAGCTGTTAGCCTTCCAGGTGTTGAAACAACTGCAG TCCATCTGGGAGCAAGAGCGTGTGCCCCTTTGGATCAAGCCCTACAAGATCCTTGTGATTTCAGCGGACAGTGGCATGATAGAGCCCGTGGTCAATGCTGTGTCCATCCATCAGGTGAAGAAGCAGTCCCAGCTCTCCCTGCTCGATTACTTCCTACAGGAGCATGGCAGCTATACCACCGAGGCATTCCTCAGTGCCCAGCGCAACTTTGTACAAAGCTGTGCTGGCTACTGTCTAGTCTGCTACCTGCTTCAGGTCAAAGACAG GCACAATGGGAATATCCTTCTAGATGCTGATGGCCACATCATCCACATTGATTTTGGCTTCATCCTGTCCAGCTCTCCTCGTAACCTGGGTTTTGAGACCTCAGCATTTAAGCTGACTACCGAGTTTGTGGAT GTGATGGGAGGGCTGGATGGTGATATGTTTAACTACTACAAGATGCTGATGCTGCAGGGGCTCATCGCTGCCCGAAAACACATGGACAAGGTGGTGCAGATCGTGGAGATCATGCAGCAAG GCTCTCAGCTGCCCTGCTTCCATGGCTCCAGCACCATCCGCAACCTGAAGGAGCGTTTCCACATGAGCATGACGGAGGAGCAGCTGCAGCTGCTGGTGGAGCAGATGGTGGATGGCAGCATGCGGTCCATCACCACCAAACTCTATGACGGCTTCCAGTACCTCACCAACGGCATCATGTGA
- the PI4KB gene encoding phosphatidylinositol 4-kinase beta isoform X1: protein MLASLWAPESGWGHGDTCPGLRPGYYGLRGVLSAEDARRKVPGRQGSDAEADAPVRVRCGGSLSGCSQRGGPPRRRPGVEAAPRPPQAAPRAAPQPGPGAAAAAAVRGAEAAHGARERPLLLRRRRRRPDTDATPRPLGGGPRSLEVLWLAVAMGDTAVEPAPLNASSEPTPNPPGNNGGALLSVITEGVGEMAVIDPEVAQKACEEVLEKVKLLHGGTSSSPEGPTLELVNGDSIGNELRCLDEPPSRIQEEDEVGTSGSAKGVRRRRQNNSAKQSWLLRLFESKLFDISMAISYLYNSKEPGVQAYIGNRLFCFRNEDVDFYLPQLLNMYIHMDEDVGDAIKPYIVHRCRQSINFSLQCALLLGAYSSDMHISTQRHSRGTKLRKLILSDELKPAHRKRELPSLSPASDTGLSPSKRTHQRSKSDATASISLSSNLKRTASNPKVENEEEELSSSTESVDKSFSSPVRLAPEREFIKSLMAIGKRLATLPTKEQKTQRLISELSLLNHKLPARVWLPTAGFDHHVVRVPHTQAVVLNSKDKAPYLIYVEVLECENFDTTSVPTRIPENRIRSTRSVENLPECGITHEQRAGSFSTVPNYDNDDEAWSVDDIGELQVELPEVHANSCDNISQFSVDSITSQESKEPVFIAAGDIRRRLSEQLAHTPTAFKRDPEDPSAVALKEPWQEKVRRIREGSPYGHLPNWRLLSVIVKCGDDLRQELLAFQVLKQLQSIWEQERVPLWIKPYKILVISADSGMIEPVVNAVSIHQVKKQSQLSLLDYFLQEHGSYTTEAFLSAQRNFVQSCAGYCLVCYLLQVKDRHNGNILLDADGHIIHIDFGFILSSSPRNLGFETSAFKLTTEFVDVMGGLDGDMFNYYKMLMLQGLIAARKHMDKVVQIVEIMQQGSQLPCFHGSSTIRNLKERFHMSMTEEQLQLLVEQMVDGSMRSITTKLYDGFQYLTNGIM from the exons ATGCTTGCGTCCCTCTGGGCACCTGAGTCGGGGTGGGGGCACGGAGACACGTGCCCGGGGCTCCGGCCAG GTTACTATGGGCTCCGCGGGGTCCTGAGCGCCGAGGACGCGCGGAGGAAAGTCCCCGGGAGGCAGGGCTCGGACGCCGAAGCAGACGCGCCCGTCAGAGTCCGGTGTGGAGGAAGCCTCTCTGGCTGTTCGCAGCGCGGGGGGCCGCCGCGCCGGCGGCCCGGAGTCGAGGCGGCTCCAAGGCCCCCGCAGGCAGCGCCGAGGGCAGCCCCGCAGCCGGGGCCTGgtgcagccgccgccgccgctgtcAGGGGAGCGGAGGCGGCCCATGGAGCCCGGGAGCGGCCGCTGCTGCTGAGGCGGCGGCGCCGGCGGCCCGACACCGACGCCACACCGCGGCCCCTCGGCGGGGGTCCCCGCAG cTTGGAAGTGCTGTGGCTGGCTGTGGCCATGGGAGACACAGCAGTGGAGCCAGCCCCCCTGAATGCCTCTTCAGAACCTACTCCAAATCCACCAGGAAATAATGGGGGTGCCCTGCTCAGTGTCATCACTGAGGGGGTTGGGGAGATGGCAGTCATTGACCCAGAGGTGGCCCAAAAGGCCTGCGAGGAAGTGTTGGAGAAAGTAAAACTTTTGCATGGGGGTACATCCAGCTCCCCAGAGGGACCCACCCTTGAGCTTGTCAATGGGGACAGCATAGGCAATGAACTTCGCTGCCTGGATGAGCCACCCAGCCGCATCCAAGAGGAGGATGAGGTGGGGACCTCCGGCTCAGCCAAGGGCGTGAGAAGGCGGCGGCAGAATAACTCAGCCAAGCAGTCCTGGCTGCTACGGCTATTTGAGTCCAAGCTGTTTGACATCTCCATGGCCATCTCGTATCTGTACAACTCCAAAGAGCCCGGTGTTCAGGCTTACATAGGCAATCGCCTCTTTTGTTTCCGCAATGAAGATGTTGACTTCTATCTTCCCCAGCTGCTAAACATGTACATTCACATGGATGAAGATGTGGGAGATGCCATCAAGCCCTACATTGTGCACCGCTGCCGCCAGAGCATTAATTTTTCCCTCCAGTGTGCCCTCCTGCTTGGGGCCTATTCTTCGGACATGCACATCTCCACCCAGCGACACTCCCGTGGGACCAAGCTCCGCAAGCTCATCCTTTCAGATGAGCTGAAGCCGGCTCATCGAAAGCGAGAGCTGCCTTCCTTGAGCCCAGCTTCTGACACAGGATTGTCCCCCTCCAAAAGGACTCACCAGCGCTCCAAGTCGGATGCCACCGCCAGCATCAGCCTCAGCAGCAATTTGAAACGCACAGCCAGCAACCCCAAAGTGGAGAATGAGGAGGAG GAACTCTCCTCCAGTACCGAGAGTGTTGATAAATCATTCAGTTCC CCGGTCAGACTGGCTCCTGAGCGAGAGTTCATCAAATCTCTGATGGCAATTGGCAAGCGACTGGCAACGCTGCCTACCAAGGAGCAGAAGACACAGAGGCTGATCTCTGAGCTGTCCCTCCTGAACCACAAGCTCCCTGCTCGAGTCTGGCTGCCAACTGCTGGCTTCGACCACCATGTGGTTCGGGTGCCCCACACCCAAGCAGTTGTCCTCAACTCTAAGGATAAG GCACCCTATCTTATTTACGTGGAAGTCCTTGAGTGTGAAAACTTTGACACCACCAGCGTCCCAACTCGGATCCCTGAGAACCGAATTCGCAGCACTCGGTCTGTGGAAAACCTTCCCGAATGTGGCATCACCCATGAGCAGCGAGCGGGAAGCTTCAGCACTGTCCCCAAttatgacaatgatgatgaagcctggtctgtggatgacatAGGAGAGCTACAGGTGGAG CTCCCCGAAGTACACGCCAACAGCTGTGACAACATCTCCCAGTTCTCTGTGGATAGTATCACCAGCCAAGAGAGCAAGGAGCCTGTGTTCATTGCGGCAGGAGATATCCG GCGACGCCTCTCAGAGCAGCTAGCCCACACCCCTACTGCCTTTAAACGGGACCCAGAAGACCCATCAGCAGTTGCCCTCAAAGAGCCCTGGCAAGAGAAAGTCAG GCGGATACGAGAGGGCTCACCCTATGGCCACCTCCCCAATTGGCGGCTCCTCTCGGTCATTGTCAAATGTGGAGATGATCTGCGGCAAGAGCTGTTAGCCTTCCAGGTGTTGAAACAACTGCAG TCCATCTGGGAGCAAGAGCGTGTGCCCCTTTGGATCAAGCCCTACAAGATCCTTGTGATTTCAGCGGACAGTGGCATGATAGAGCCCGTGGTCAATGCTGTGTCCATCCATCAGGTGAAGAAGCAGTCCCAGCTCTCCCTGCTCGATTACTTCCTACAGGAGCATGGCAGCTATACCACCGAGGCATTCCTCAGTGCCCAGCGCAACTTTGTACAAAGCTGTGCTGGCTACTGTCTAGTCTGCTACCTGCTTCAGGTCAAAGACAG GCACAATGGGAATATCCTTCTAGATGCTGATGGCCACATCATCCACATTGATTTTGGCTTCATCCTGTCCAGCTCTCCTCGTAACCTGGGTTTTGAGACCTCAGCATTTAAGCTGACTACCGAGTTTGTGGAT GTGATGGGAGGGCTGGATGGTGATATGTTTAACTACTACAAGATGCTGATGCTGCAGGGGCTCATCGCTGCCCGAAAACACATGGACAAGGTGGTGCAGATCGTGGAGATCATGCAGCAAG GCTCTCAGCTGCCCTGCTTCCATGGCTCCAGCACCATCCGCAACCTGAAGGAGCGTTTCCACATGAGCATGACGGAGGAGCAGCTGCAGCTGCTGGTGGAGCAGATGGTGGATGGCAGCATGCGGTCCATCACCACCAAACTCTATGACGGCTTCCAGTACCTCACCAACGGCATCATGTGA
- the PI4KB gene encoding phosphatidylinositol 4-kinase beta isoform X3, whose translation MDEAVGKLDMAYLISTLLLPSLEVLWLAVAMGDTAVEPAPLNASSEPTPNPPGNNGGALLSVITEGVGEMAVIDPEVAQKACEEVLEKVKLLHGGTSSSPEGPTLELVNGDSIGNELRCLDEPPSRIQEEDEVGTSGSAKGVRRRRQNNSAKQSWLLRLFESKLFDISMAISYLYNSKEPGVQAYIGNRLFCFRNEDVDFYLPQLLNMYIHMDEDVGDAIKPYIVHRCRQSINFSLQCALLLGAYSSDMHISTQRHSRGTKLRKLILSDELKPAHRKRELPSLSPASDTGLSPSKRTHQRSKSDATASISLSSNLKRTASNPKVENEEEELSSSTESVDKSFSSPVRLAPEREFIKSLMAIGKRLATLPTKEQKTQRLISELSLLNHKLPARVWLPTAGFDHHVVRVPHTQAVVLNSKDKAPYLIYVEVLECENFDTTSVPTRIPENRIRSTRSVENLPECGITHEQRAGSFSTVPNYDNDDEAWSVDDIGELQVELPEVHANSCDNISQFSVDSITSQESKEPVFIAAGDIRRRLSEQLAHTPTAFKRDPEDPSAVALKEPWQEKVRRIREGSPYGHLPNWRLLSVIVKCGDDLRQELLAFQVLKQLQSIWEQERVPLWIKPYKILVISADSGMIEPVVNAVSIHQVKKQSQLSLLDYFLQEHGSYTTEAFLSAQRNFVQSCAGYCLVCYLLQVKDRHNGNILLDADGHIIHIDFGFILSSSPRNLGFETSAFKLTTEFVDVMGGLDGDMFNYYKMLMLQGLIAARKHMDKVVQIVEIMQQGSQLPCFHGSSTIRNLKERFHMSMTEEQLQLLVEQMVDGSMRSITTKLYDGFQYLTNGIM comes from the exons ATGGATGAGGCTGTGGGAAAACTGGATATGGCCTATTTAATTTCAACCCTGTTGCTTCCAAG cTTGGAAGTGCTGTGGCTGGCTGTGGCCATGGGAGACACAGCAGTGGAGCCAGCCCCCCTGAATGCCTCTTCAGAACCTACTCCAAATCCACCAGGAAATAATGGGGGTGCCCTGCTCAGTGTCATCACTGAGGGGGTTGGGGAGATGGCAGTCATTGACCCAGAGGTGGCCCAAAAGGCCTGCGAGGAAGTGTTGGAGAAAGTAAAACTTTTGCATGGGGGTACATCCAGCTCCCCAGAGGGACCCACCCTTGAGCTTGTCAATGGGGACAGCATAGGCAATGAACTTCGCTGCCTGGATGAGCCACCCAGCCGCATCCAAGAGGAGGATGAGGTGGGGACCTCCGGCTCAGCCAAGGGCGTGAGAAGGCGGCGGCAGAATAACTCAGCCAAGCAGTCCTGGCTGCTACGGCTATTTGAGTCCAAGCTGTTTGACATCTCCATGGCCATCTCGTATCTGTACAACTCCAAAGAGCCCGGTGTTCAGGCTTACATAGGCAATCGCCTCTTTTGTTTCCGCAATGAAGATGTTGACTTCTATCTTCCCCAGCTGCTAAACATGTACATTCACATGGATGAAGATGTGGGAGATGCCATCAAGCCCTACATTGTGCACCGCTGCCGCCAGAGCATTAATTTTTCCCTCCAGTGTGCCCTCCTGCTTGGGGCCTATTCTTCGGACATGCACATCTCCACCCAGCGACACTCCCGTGGGACCAAGCTCCGCAAGCTCATCCTTTCAGATGAGCTGAAGCCGGCTCATCGAAAGCGAGAGCTGCCTTCCTTGAGCCCAGCTTCTGACACAGGATTGTCCCCCTCCAAAAGGACTCACCAGCGCTCCAAGTCGGATGCCACCGCCAGCATCAGCCTCAGCAGCAATTTGAAACGCACAGCCAGCAACCCCAAAGTGGAGAATGAGGAGGAG GAACTCTCCTCCAGTACCGAGAGTGTTGATAAATCATTCAGTTCC CCGGTCAGACTGGCTCCTGAGCGAGAGTTCATCAAATCTCTGATGGCAATTGGCAAGCGACTGGCAACGCTGCCTACCAAGGAGCAGAAGACACAGAGGCTGATCTCTGAGCTGTCCCTCCTGAACCACAAGCTCCCTGCTCGAGTCTGGCTGCCAACTGCTGGCTTCGACCACCATGTGGTTCGGGTGCCCCACACCCAAGCAGTTGTCCTCAACTCTAAGGATAAG GCACCCTATCTTATTTACGTGGAAGTCCTTGAGTGTGAAAACTTTGACACCACCAGCGTCCCAACTCGGATCCCTGAGAACCGAATTCGCAGCACTCGGTCTGTGGAAAACCTTCCCGAATGTGGCATCACCCATGAGCAGCGAGCGGGAAGCTTCAGCACTGTCCCCAAttatgacaatgatgatgaagcctggtctgtggatgacatAGGAGAGCTACAGGTGGAG CTCCCCGAAGTACACGCCAACAGCTGTGACAACATCTCCCAGTTCTCTGTGGATAGTATCACCAGCCAAGAGAGCAAGGAGCCTGTGTTCATTGCGGCAGGAGATATCCG GCGACGCCTCTCAGAGCAGCTAGCCCACACCCCTACTGCCTTTAAACGGGACCCAGAAGACCCATCAGCAGTTGCCCTCAAAGAGCCCTGGCAAGAGAAAGTCAG GCGGATACGAGAGGGCTCACCCTATGGCCACCTCCCCAATTGGCGGCTCCTCTCGGTCATTGTCAAATGTGGAGATGATCTGCGGCAAGAGCTGTTAGCCTTCCAGGTGTTGAAACAACTGCAG TCCATCTGGGAGCAAGAGCGTGTGCCCCTTTGGATCAAGCCCTACAAGATCCTTGTGATTTCAGCGGACAGTGGCATGATAGAGCCCGTGGTCAATGCTGTGTCCATCCATCAGGTGAAGAAGCAGTCCCAGCTCTCCCTGCTCGATTACTTCCTACAGGAGCATGGCAGCTATACCACCGAGGCATTCCTCAGTGCCCAGCGCAACTTTGTACAAAGCTGTGCTGGCTACTGTCTAGTCTGCTACCTGCTTCAGGTCAAAGACAG GCACAATGGGAATATCCTTCTAGATGCTGATGGCCACATCATCCACATTGATTTTGGCTTCATCCTGTCCAGCTCTCCTCGTAACCTGGGTTTTGAGACCTCAGCATTTAAGCTGACTACCGAGTTTGTGGAT GTGATGGGAGGGCTGGATGGTGATATGTTTAACTACTACAAGATGCTGATGCTGCAGGGGCTCATCGCTGCCCGAAAACACATGGACAAGGTGGTGCAGATCGTGGAGATCATGCAGCAAG GCTCTCAGCTGCCCTGCTTCCATGGCTCCAGCACCATCCGCAACCTGAAGGAGCGTTTCCACATGAGCATGACGGAGGAGCAGCTGCAGCTGCTGGTGGAGCAGATGGTGGATGGCAGCATGCGGTCCATCACCACCAAACTCTATGACGGCTTCCAGTACCTCACCAACGGCATCATGTGA